From Rutidosis leptorrhynchoides isolate AG116_Rl617_1_P2 chromosome 3, CSIRO_AGI_Rlap_v1, whole genome shotgun sequence, a single genomic window includes:
- the LOC139896370 gene encoding large ribosomal subunit protein eL39z/eL39x-like: MIKKKLGKKMRQNRRIPHWILLRSNQKVKWNGKRRHWRRTKLGF; encoded by the coding sequence ATGATTAAGAAGAAGTTAGGGAAGAAGATGAGGCAGAACAGGCGCATTCCTCATTGGATTCTTTTGCGTAGCAATCAAAAAGTCAAGTGGAACGGTAAACGCAGGCACTGGCGCCGTaccaaattagggttttag